In the genome of Xanthobacteraceae bacterium, one region contains:
- a CDS encoding TRAP transporter small permease subunit, with protein MRALLAISRAIDAVNTYLGRAVSWLIVLAITVSTINAIIRKLLNQSSNAWLELQWYLFAAVFLLCASWTLISNEHIRIDIINNTFSKRVRNWIDMIGHVFALVPFCIVMIWTSIPFFLASYRLGERSFSAGGLPQWPAKMLIPVAFTILLVQAFSEIIKRAAIMKGVIPDPYDGPQLSAAEAEAERLLQAANEKP; from the coding sequence GTGCGCGCATTACTTGCGATCAGCCGTGCTATTGACGCTGTAAACACCTATCTCGGCCGCGCCGTTTCGTGGCTCATCGTGCTCGCCATCACCGTTTCCACGATTAACGCGATCATCCGCAAGCTGCTGAACCAATCCTCGAACGCCTGGCTCGAACTTCAGTGGTACCTGTTCGCCGCGGTGTTCCTGCTCTGCGCGTCATGGACGCTGATTTCCAACGAACATATTCGCATCGACATCATCAACAACACGTTCTCGAAGCGCGTGCGCAACTGGATCGACATGATCGGCCACGTCTTCGCGCTGGTTCCATTCTGCATCGTGATGATCTGGACCTCGATCCCGTTCTTCCTCGCCTCTTACCGTCTTGGCGAACGCTCGTTCAGCGCGGGCGGCCTGCCGCAATGGCCGGCCAAGATGCTCATTCCGGTCGCCTTCACGATCCTGCTGGTGCAGGCGTTCTCCGAGATCATCAAACGCGCCGCGATCATGAAGGGCGTTATTCCCGATCCGTATGACGGCCCGCAGCTCAGCGCCGCGGAAGCCGAGGCGGAAAGACTGCTTCAGGCAGCAAACGAAAAGCCCTGA